In the genome of Luteitalea pratensis, the window GCGGACGCGCGTGCGCCTTGCCGAACAGCAGGATGCCCTCGACATGCTCCTCGCGGAGGCTGAAGGCTAGCTATGTCCTTTCTGAATCGCATCGCCCGCACGGGTGCCCTCCTGCTGCTGCTCGTCGCCGCCTCCGCACCGGCCGCGCGCGCACAGGCCACGCAAGCGCCGCAAGCCCCGGCGACCACCGCTGCCCAGGACGAGTACGTCCCGATCGACCAGCTCCCGGACAGCGAGAAACTGCCGGCCGCGCCGTTCCTCATCGGGGCCTATGTCGTCGTGTGGGGCGCGTTGCTGCTGTACGTGCTGATGTTGTGGCGGCGTCTCGGGCGCGTCGAGGCTGAGGTGCGCCAGGCACAACGGATGGCGGGGGGCCGGTAGGACGTCGTGACCGCCGGGCATTTCATCTTCATCCCCGCGGTGCTGCTCGT includes:
- a CDS encoding CcmD family protein; this translates as MSFLNRIARTGALLLLLVAASAPAARAQATQAPQAPATTAAQDEYVPIDQLPDSEKLPAAPFLIGAYVVVWGALLLYVLMLWRRLGRVEAEVRQAQRMAGGR